In one Oryza glaberrima chromosome 2, OglaRS2, whole genome shotgun sequence genomic region, the following are encoded:
- the LOC127761762 gene encoding putative cyclin-F2-1 has product MDSIMEPYVADLLADDITASMVELLSGDGGAAQMDVGVLDAYLRAIGALPAHPAAPGADLAAAAEVESMASNDDTNGNWDTKVDAKVPSAFLPPPPGFPPLPVPALADEPVYAAPVDEGDAIRAFMQQLEWSEQYNGDDDAPAPDDSMASRPQLCAPYDDDIDANLRAMEKDAAERPSPDYLDTVHNGQISAASRASLVAWMGRLTHRYELAAGTLHRAVSYFDRFLSARALPSYTEHQLSLVGATAVYTAAKYEDQGTVFKLDAREIASYGEFASAQEVLAMEREMMAALGYRLGGPNAETFVEHFTRYSKGKEELRVQRLARRIADRSLETYGCLGYLPSVVAAAVISIARWTLNPPGALPWSSELHELTGYSSQDISSCVLTVLNTQ; this is encoded by the coding sequence ATGGATTCGATCATGGAGCCCTACGTCGCCGACCTTCTCGCTGACGACATAACGGCCTCAATGGTCGAGCTCttgtccggcgacggcggcgcggcgcagatGGATGTCGGGGTTCTTGACGCGTACCTCCGCGCCATCGGCGCGCTCCCGGCGCATCCAGCGGCGCCCGGCGCcgacctggccgccgccgccgaggtggaGTCCATGGCATCGAATGATGACACCAACGGCAACTGGGACACGAAGGTGGATGCCAAGGTGCCCTCTGCttttcttccgccgccgccgggctttCCTCCGCTTCCCGTTCCAGCGCTGGCCGACGAGCCCGTGTACGCCGCTCCCGTCGACGAAGGCGACGCTATCAGGGCGTTCATGCAGCAGCTGGAGTGGAGCGAGCAGtacaacggcgacgacgacgctccGGCCCCCGACGACTCCATGGCGTCGCGCCCGCAGCTGTGCGCGCCCTACGACGACGACATCGACGCCAACCTCCGTGCCATGGAGAAGGACGCCGCCGAGCGCCCGTCGCCGGACTACCTCGACACGGTGCACAACGGTCAGATCAGCGCGGCGTCACGCGCCTCCCTCGTCGCCTGGATGGGGAGGCTCACCCACCGctacgagctcgccgccggcacgcTCCACCGCGCCGTGTCCTACTTCGACCGGTTCCTGTCCGCGAGAGCCCTGCCGAGCTACACCGAGCACCAGCTCAGCCTCGTCGGCGCCACGGCCGTGTACACGGCGGCCAAGTACGAGGACCAGGGGACGGTCTTCAAGCTGGACGCCAGGGAGATCGCCAGCTACGGCGAGTTCGCGTCGGCGCAGGAGGTGCTCGCGATGGAGAGGGAGATGATGGCGGCACTGGGCTATCGGCTGGGCGGCCCGAACGCGGAGACGTTCGTGGAGCACTTCACCCGGTACagcaaggggaaggaggagctgCGCGTGCAGCGGCTGGCGCGCCGCATCGCCGACCGGTCGCTGGAGACCTACGGCTGCCTGGGCTACCTGCCGTccgtggtggcagcggcggtgatCTCCATCGCGAGGTGGACGCTGAA